CAGGGTGCCGGCGTCGACGTCGGGCCTGGCCTCTCCGCGCTCGACGGCGGCTGCCAGCCGGGCGTCGACCCCGCCCCACCCGGCGAGGGCGAAGCGCTCGAGCAGCTGGGCGTGCAGGGTCGGGTCGCCGGCGGCGTCGGCGAGCAGGCCCGGGACCGCTGCGCGGGCCAGGGGGGTGGAGAGCTGCAGGGCCACGGCGTGGACCAGGTGGTGGACGTCGTCGTCGAGCGACCCCGCCGGCGGGGGAGCGGTGGCGGGGGCTGCAGGGGGGTGGTCGCGGAACGCCGCCTCGTGGACCAGGTGCGC
This genomic window from Nocardioides marinus contains:
- a CDS encoding TetR/AcrR family transcriptional regulator, translating into MRKEPGRPRDDRIDAAVLDAATTLLLEVGYADLRVSAVADRAGTTRPAVYRRWPTKAHLVHEAAFRDHPPAAPATAPPPAGSLDDDVHHLVHAVALQLSTPLARAAVPGLLADAAGDPTLHAQLLERFALAGWGGVDARLAAAVERGEARPDVDAGTLLETAIGAALLATFLRGADALDDDWVARTAALLLRGLHA